The proteins below come from a single Garra rufa chromosome 25, GarRuf1.0, whole genome shotgun sequence genomic window:
- the mrps35 gene encoding small ribosomal subunit protein mS35 encodes MIKLSEERYCKDTDTLTITTDSCPLRQQNYEYAMYLLTVLYHESWKTEAWEQEKTRADMEQYEWEDSPSQKNILDTLLRMRALGVKEEVEEGTREELLGQPAVQEYKDTMLKLKNEGETEENLLQYKEAVKKLFNI; translated from the exons ATGATCAAACTGAGTGAAGAGCGATACTGTAAAGACACCGACACGCTCACCATCACAACAGACAG TTGCCCGCTGAGACAGCAGAATTACGAGTACGCCATGTACCTCCTCACCGTGCTTTACCACGAGTCCTGG AAAACCGAGGCGTGGGAGCAGGAAAAGACGCGTGCGGATATGGAGCAGTACGAGTGGGAAGACAGTCCGTCCCAGAAGAACATTCTGGACACACTCCTGCGCATGCGAGCGCTTGGAGTGaaggaggaggtggaggagggAACCAGGGAGGAGCTGCTGGGGCAGCCGGCGGTGCAGGAGTATAAAGACACGATGCTCAAGCTCAAGAACGAGGGAGAGACTGAGGAAAATCTACTCCAGTATAAAGAGGCTGTAAAGAAGCTCTTTAATATCTGA